From the Microbacterium thalassium genome, one window contains:
- a CDS encoding ABC transporter ATP-binding protein, with protein sequence MTLDTAAQTELAATMRGGVKIYGKGHATVRALDGIDVDIRRGEFTAIMGPSGSGKSTLLHTLAGLDRLTSGTSTIAEQTITGLSEAAITDIRRDRIGFVFQAFNLIPSLTARENITLPLDIAGRKVDSAWFDEVIGILGLGDRLTHLPAELSGGQQQRVAVARALVARPEIVFADEPSGNLDSRSGAELLSFLRHAVRDFGQTIVMVTHDPVAASYSDRIVFLEDGAIVDEMLEPTAERVFDRMKLMGH encoded by the coding sequence ATGACGCTCGACACCGCCGCGCAGACCGAGCTCGCCGCCACGATGCGCGGCGGCGTCAAGATCTACGGCAAGGGTCACGCAACGGTCCGCGCGCTCGACGGCATCGACGTCGACATCCGGCGCGGAGAGTTCACCGCGATCATGGGCCCGTCCGGATCGGGCAAGTCGACGCTGCTGCACACGCTCGCCGGGCTCGACCGGCTGACGTCGGGGACGTCGACGATCGCCGAGCAGACGATCACCGGGCTCAGCGAGGCCGCGATCACCGACATCCGCCGCGACCGCATCGGATTCGTGTTCCAGGCGTTCAATCTCATCCCGTCGCTCACGGCACGCGAGAACATCACGCTGCCGCTGGACATCGCGGGACGGAAGGTCGACTCGGCGTGGTTCGACGAGGTGATCGGCATCCTCGGCCTGGGCGACCGTCTGACGCACCTGCCGGCCGAGCTCTCGGGTGGCCAGCAGCAGCGCGTCGCCGTCGCGCGCGCCCTGGTCGCCCGCCCCGAGATCGTCTTCGCCGACGAACCCAGCGGAAACCTCGACTCGCGCTCGGGCGCCGAGCTGCTGTCGTTCCTGCGCCACGCCGTGCGCGACTTCGGGCAGACGATCGTGATGGTCACCCATGATCCGGTGGCGGCGTCGTACTCGGACCGGATCGTGTTCCTCGAGGACGGCGCCATCGTCGACGAGATGCTCGAGCCGACGGCCGAGCGCGTCTTCGACCGCATGAAGCTCATGGGGCACTGA
- a CDS encoding ABC transporter permease gives MFRLASRSIRHNPQRLVLTAISVALGVMLVAATQTLTSSLSSGFGTLFGEIYGGADIVVEADPDAADDAASGSETNFAAPEPIFTADDVATVAAVEGVQLAAGGLQVPASGLLEKDQDRADPSALLGGPPTQIFSWYGDPEIDRATLVDGEAPTDDDEIVLDIDAIENLGYELGDMIAVSTSTATEEFEIVGTVRFGDENNLQGATLAYVSLESAQRLTDTDMFQTIGVVGEPGVDLDALADDIGALLPADTRAITGEAKAAEEGATLNDALVYVDIVTIVFAIIALFVGSYIILNTFRIVVTQRTREFGLLRAIGMSGRQVLRMILLEAILVAVVASTLGILLGWGLAWIVTSIITMLGTDVFGPLVVPWQAVVWSYALGVTVTALSALAPALTAARVSPMEALREAGTQARKPLTVRNVAGGLVVALGLVGVVLGLTTGWEQPYLLVGIGGGLVVLGVTLLAAQVLVPLAYALRGLLTRLFGVDGKLAANNIRQEPRRSANTAAALMIGVMLLALVATFAESLKTVIDEELGSTNADVFVFSTQDTVPEDAIAAVEDLPEVALVSEVGSGMLEYDGDEYAYSVVDPEAAVRVGGFTSEPDLRELADGVFIGPEISDLGVEVGDDVTVTTDTATVTLAVTGEYLTGGDAGFYVDWETSTLLADDLEPVQLAIVFTDDIDTDEARDAVIDDMGNDVLADYPSLVAFPPEVFASLISSVIDLILGIITALLSAALVIAVLGVANTLLLSVTERTREIGLLRAVGLRRREVWRMVTLESVIMAVFGAIAGMVLGVGLGAALVVTLQDLGFSTPAVPWAWLVLYTALAMAAGIIAAIWPAWRASRMDILQAVAADG, from the coding sequence GTGTTCCGCCTCGCCTCCCGGTCGATCAGGCACAACCCGCAGCGACTGGTCCTGACGGCCATCTCGGTGGCGCTGGGCGTCATGCTCGTCGCGGCGACGCAGACGCTGACGTCGTCGCTGTCGAGCGGCTTCGGAACCCTGTTCGGCGAGATCTACGGCGGCGCCGACATCGTCGTCGAAGCCGACCCGGATGCCGCCGATGATGCGGCATCCGGGTCCGAGACGAACTTCGCGGCGCCCGAGCCGATCTTCACCGCCGACGATGTCGCCACCGTCGCCGCCGTCGAAGGCGTCCAACTCGCCGCCGGAGGCTTGCAGGTGCCCGCGAGCGGTCTGCTCGAGAAGGACCAGGACCGCGCGGATCCCTCCGCGCTGCTCGGCGGCCCGCCGACCCAGATCTTCAGCTGGTACGGCGACCCCGAGATCGACCGCGCGACGCTCGTCGACGGCGAGGCGCCGACGGACGACGACGAGATCGTGCTCGACATCGACGCGATCGAGAACCTCGGCTACGAACTCGGCGACATGATCGCGGTCTCCACGTCGACGGCGACCGAGGAGTTCGAGATCGTCGGCACCGTGCGGTTCGGCGACGAGAACAACCTGCAGGGCGCGACGCTCGCGTACGTGAGCCTGGAGTCCGCTCAGCGGCTCACGGACACCGACATGTTCCAGACGATCGGCGTCGTGGGCGAGCCGGGCGTCGACCTGGATGCGCTCGCCGACGACATCGGCGCGCTGCTCCCCGCGGACACGCGCGCGATCACCGGCGAGGCGAAGGCCGCCGAAGAGGGCGCCACGCTCAATGACGCGCTCGTCTACGTCGACATCGTGACGATCGTGTTCGCGATCATCGCGCTGTTCGTCGGGTCGTACATCATCCTCAACACGTTCCGCATCGTGGTCACGCAGCGCACGCGGGAGTTCGGCCTGCTGCGGGCGATCGGCATGAGCGGCCGGCAGGTGCTGCGCATGATCCTGCTCGAGGCGATCCTCGTCGCCGTCGTCGCCTCGACGCTCGGGATCCTGCTCGGCTGGGGTCTCGCCTGGATCGTCACGTCGATCATCACGATGCTCGGCACGGATGTCTTCGGACCTCTCGTAGTGCCATGGCAGGCCGTCGTGTGGAGCTACGCGCTGGGGGTCACCGTCACCGCACTGTCGGCCCTGGCGCCTGCCCTGACCGCCGCGCGGGTGTCGCCGATGGAAGCGCTGCGCGAAGCGGGGACGCAGGCGCGCAAGCCGCTCACGGTGCGCAACGTCGCGGGTGGCCTGGTCGTCGCCCTCGGACTCGTCGGCGTCGTCCTGGGCCTGACGACCGGGTGGGAGCAGCCGTACCTCCTGGTGGGCATCGGGGGCGGCCTCGTCGTGCTCGGCGTGACCCTGCTCGCAGCGCAGGTTCTCGTGCCGCTCGCGTACGCGCTGCGCGGTCTCCTCACGCGGCTGTTCGGCGTCGACGGCAAGCTGGCCGCGAACAACATCCGGCAGGAGCCGCGCCGCAGCGCCAACACCGCGGCCGCGCTCATGATCGGGGTCATGCTGCTCGCGCTCGTCGCGACCTTCGCCGAGTCGCTCAAGACGGTCATCGACGAGGAGCTGGGAAGCACGAACGCGGACGTGTTCGTCTTCAGCACGCAGGACACCGTGCCCGAGGACGCGATCGCCGCGGTCGAGGACCTGCCCGAGGTCGCCCTGGTCTCGGAAGTCGGCTCGGGGATGCTCGAGTACGACGGCGACGAGTACGCCTACAGCGTCGTCGACCCCGAGGCCGCGGTCCGGGTCGGGGGCTTCACCTCGGAACCCGACCTGCGCGAACTCGCCGACGGCGTGTTCATCGGGCCCGAGATCAGCGATCTGGGCGTCGAGGTCGGCGACGACGTGACCGTCACGACCGACACCGCCACGGTGACGCTGGCCGTGACCGGCGAGTACCTCACGGGCGGCGACGCCGGCTTCTACGTCGACTGGGAGACGAGCACCCTCCTCGCCGACGACCTCGAACCCGTCCAGCTCGCGATCGTCTTCACCGACGACATCGACACCGACGAGGCTCGGGACGCCGTGATCGACGATATGGGCAACGACGTGCTGGCCGACTATCCGTCGCTCGTCGCATTCCCGCCCGAGGTGTTCGCGAGCCTCATCTCCTCGGTGATCGACCTGATCCTCGGCATCATCACGGCTCTTCTGTCGGCGGCTCTCGTGATCGCCGTGCTCGGCGTGGCCAACACGCTGCTGCTGTCGGTCACCGAGCGCACGCGCGAGATCGGCCTGCTGCGGGCCGTCGGACTGCGCCGTCGCGAGGTGTGGCGCATGGTGACGCTCGAGTCGGTCATCATGGCGGTGTTCGGGGCGATCGCGGGCATGGTGCTCGGCGTCGGTCTGGGCGCCGCGCTCGTGGTGACACTGCAGGATCTCGGGTTCTCGACGCCCGCGGTGCCGTGGGCCTGGCTGGTGCTCTACACCGCGCTCGCGATGGCCGCCGGCATCATCGCGGCGATCTGGCCCGCGTGGCGCGCGTCGCGCATGGACATCCTGCAGGCGGTCGCCGCCGACGGGTAG
- a CDS encoding thiolase family protein, which yields MTATYVYDAVRTPFGRAGGALSGTRPDDLAALVMRASVERAGVDPARIDDVIFGGAIQAGEDNRNVARFGALLAGFPTSVTGVTVNRLCASSVEAVVQGSRAIETGDADIVLAGGAESMSRAPFVVEKSPKPWPAVGNQTMWSTSIGWRMTNRALPKHWTISNGESAEKIAREWGIDRDAQDAFAVRSHRLAAEAWAGGVYDEEVVQVPGAELSRDEGIRDDTSVEKLAGLRALFAADGNGSVTAGNSSPINDGATAILLGGEGVIDTEPLARIAGRGAHGVDPDYFPIAPIEAANKALARAGRTWADVDVVELNEAFASQSIACIQGWPDLDPDKINIHGGALAIGHPLGASGGRIIGHAAHELKRRGGGVAVAAICIGVGQGLAVVLER from the coding sequence ATGACTGCGACCTATGTCTATGACGCTGTCCGTACGCCGTTCGGTCGTGCCGGTGGTGCGCTGTCGGGGACACGTCCGGATGATCTTGCGGCGCTGGTGATGCGGGCGAGTGTGGAGCGTGCCGGGGTCGATCCCGCGCGCATCGACGACGTGATCTTCGGCGGGGCGATCCAGGCGGGTGAAGACAATCGAAATGTGGCGCGGTTCGGGGCGCTGCTGGCCGGCTTCCCGACGTCGGTCACCGGCGTGACGGTGAACCGACTGTGCGCGTCGTCTGTCGAAGCAGTGGTCCAGGGGTCTCGGGCGATCGAGACGGGGGATGCCGACATCGTCCTCGCGGGTGGGGCGGAGTCGATGAGCCGTGCCCCGTTCGTGGTGGAGAAGTCGCCGAAGCCGTGGCCGGCGGTAGGGAACCAGACGATGTGGAGCACGTCGATCGGCTGGCGGATGACGAACCGGGCCCTGCCGAAGCACTGGACGATCTCCAACGGCGAGTCGGCGGAGAAGATCGCGCGAGAGTGGGGGATCGACCGTGACGCGCAGGACGCGTTCGCGGTCCGGTCGCACCGCCTCGCAGCCGAGGCGTGGGCCGGTGGCGTCTACGACGAAGAGGTCGTGCAGGTGCCCGGTGCCGAGCTGTCGCGGGACGAAGGCATCCGCGACGACACGTCCGTGGAGAAGCTCGCCGGTCTGAGGGCGCTGTTCGCGGCGGATGGGAACGGGTCGGTGACGGCGGGGAACTCCTCGCCGATCAACGACGGCGCGACGGCGATCCTGCTGGGTGGTGAGGGCGTGATCGATACCGAGCCGTTGGCGCGGATCGCCGGCCGCGGTGCGCACGGTGTCGATCCGGACTACTTCCCGATCGCCCCGATCGAGGCGGCGAACAAGGCGCTGGCACGCGCCGGGCGGACATGGGCGGATGTCGATGTGGTCGAGTTGAACGAGGCGTTCGCGTCGCAGAGCATCGCCTGCATCCAGGGGTGGCCCGACCTCGACCCGGACAAGATCAACATCCACGGCGGAGCGCTCGCGATCGGGCATCCGCTGGGCGCCTCGGGCGGCCGCATCATCGGCCATGCGGCGCACGAGTTGAAGCGTCGCGGCGGCGGCGTGGCGGTCGCGGCGATCTGCATCGGCGTCGGACAGGGACTCGCCGTCGTGCTGGAACGGTAG
- a CDS encoding type II toxin-antitoxin system PemK/MazF family toxin — protein MVIAHGDVVWVDFGVPRGSEPAKRRPSVVMQEDWLLASDIATVLVVPLTSNVGLEAFPGNVLVPVDASGLEKDSVAIVSQVGAVSREFLDPYPVGHLPGYLVTRIADGIRLVMGI, from the coding sequence GTGGTGATCGCCCACGGCGACGTCGTCTGGGTCGACTTCGGCGTGCCCCGTGGCTCGGAGCCGGCCAAGCGTCGGCCCTCGGTGGTCATGCAGGAGGACTGGCTGCTGGCCTCCGACATCGCGACCGTCCTCGTCGTCCCGCTGACCTCGAACGTCGGGCTTGAGGCGTTTCCCGGGAACGTCCTCGTCCCGGTCGACGCGTCCGGGCTCGAGAAGGACTCCGTCGCGATCGTCTCGCAGGTCGGGGCCGTCAGTCGCGAGTTCCTCGACCCCTATCCGGTCGGGCATCTCCCGGGCTACCTTGTCACCAGGATCGCCGACGGCATCCGCCTCGTGATGGGCATCTGA
- a CDS encoding CopG family transcriptional regulator, which produces MKTAISIPDGDFERFERIAARHGMNRSEFYRLAGRRLADELEGEAELTAMANAVIARVGQPSEDSPFLAESERTVLEGSEW; this is translated from the coding sequence ATGAAGACGGCGATCTCCATCCCGGACGGTGACTTCGAGCGGTTCGAGCGGATCGCTGCGCGCCATGGGATGAACCGGTCCGAGTTCTACCGGCTCGCCGGGCGCCGTCTCGCGGATGAGCTCGAGGGTGAGGCTGAGCTGACGGCGATGGCGAACGCGGTCATCGCCCGTGTCGGGCAGCCCTCCGAGGACAGTCCGTTCCTCGCTGAGTCCGAGCGGACGGTGCTCGAGGGCTCGGAGTGGTGA
- a CDS encoding pyridoxamine 5'-phosphate oxidase family protein yields the protein MNVAAAGPAREMHELPAHSSQPLREDQCWALLGNRPIGRLAVIGADGGPDIFPVNTLVHDGKIYFRSGGGAKMREVAADDRVAFEMDGAEPPWRWSVVIRGTARRLDRDDEIEASGVLGLATLSPSPKNDFCVVTPVQVSGRRFRTDFPEPAERSEVYGRGSDL from the coding sequence ATGAACGTGGCGGCTGCCGGTCCTGCCCGGGAGATGCACGAACTCCCCGCGCACAGCAGTCAGCCGTTGCGCGAGGATCAGTGCTGGGCGCTGCTGGGGAACCGGCCGATCGGCCGGCTCGCGGTGATCGGAGCCGATGGCGGTCCGGACATCTTCCCGGTCAACACACTCGTCCACGACGGGAAGATCTACTTCCGGTCGGGCGGCGGCGCGAAGATGCGCGAAGTGGCCGCCGACGATCGTGTCGCGTTCGAGATGGACGGCGCAGAGCCTCCGTGGCGCTGGAGCGTCGTCATCCGCGGCACCGCTCGCCGGCTCGACAGGGACGACGAGATCGAGGCATCCGGGGTCCTCGGTCTCGCCACCCTGTCGCCGTCGCCGAAGAACGACTTCTGCGTCGTGACGCCGGTCCAGGTGTCGGGGCGCCGGTTCCGCACCGACTTCCCCGAGCCGGCCGAGCGCTCCGAGGTCTACGGCCGCGGCAGCGACTTGTAG
- a CDS encoding SDR family NAD(P)-dependent oxidoreductase, whose protein sequence is MSSKRFAGRTVIVTGGGSGIGKATVERIVAEGGRVVAVDISQERLDELAAELGGAVVTVTGDLTDSAVVTATVDAAGDTIDGLANVAGIMDGFVPTAELQDDMWERVMAVNLTAMMKLTRAVLAPMLAAGSGSIVNVSSEAGHRASAAGTAYTTSKHAVNGFTKSTAFFYTPKGIRCNAVSPGGVATNVDSTPQTAYGMERLGPFFQTNLPRTAQPEELAAVIAFLLSDDASDVSGAIIPVDGGWAAV, encoded by the coding sequence ATGAGCAGCAAGCGCTTCGCAGGCCGCACGGTCATCGTCACCGGCGGAGGCTCGGGGATCGGGAAGGCCACGGTCGAGCGGATCGTCGCCGAAGGCGGCCGCGTCGTCGCGGTCGATATCTCGCAGGAGCGGCTTGACGAGCTCGCCGCAGAGCTAGGCGGCGCTGTCGTGACGGTCACGGGGGACCTCACCGACAGCGCCGTCGTCACCGCCACGGTCGACGCCGCGGGCGACACGATCGACGGGCTGGCGAACGTCGCCGGCATCATGGACGGCTTCGTGCCGACCGCCGAGCTCCAGGACGACATGTGGGAGCGGGTCATGGCTGTGAACCTCACGGCGATGATGAAGCTCACCCGGGCCGTGCTCGCGCCCATGCTCGCCGCCGGCTCCGGGTCGATCGTGAACGTGAGCTCCGAGGCGGGGCATCGGGCGTCGGCAGCCGGCACGGCGTACACGACGTCGAAGCATGCGGTGAACGGATTCACCAAGAGCACGGCGTTCTTCTACACGCCGAAGGGGATCCGGTGCAACGCGGTCTCACCGGGCGGCGTCGCGACGAACGTCGACTCGACGCCGCAGACGGCGTACGGCATGGAGCGGCTCGGACCCTTCTTCCAGACGAACCTTCCGCGAACGGCGCAACCCGAGGAACTCGCCGCGGTGATCGCGTTCCTGTTGAGCGACGACGCCTCTGACGTGTCCGGAGCGATCATTCCCGTGGACGGCGGGTGGGCGGCGGTGTGA
- a CDS encoding universal stress protein has protein sequence MTHIALGYDGSPGARTALDWVAVRAARENARVDLITVTNMVTSNYENTERELARAERLLLDLAPGVHVESHRIDGTMPNALLKDARTSDLLVIGLHQQRPLRNALKGWMPQRLSARAHGPVALIPEGWSLVDGPVVVGVDDDPSSDEALMFAAAEAQSTHTTLRMVHAWSMPVPRLEGSSALLASPLQVKENHRRILREAMHRVQEAYPTVTIEEALVNDNPPAALLHRSTDASIAVIGTHRRGVMAGGFFGSVAQDILGQIGCPVAIVPND, from the coding sequence ATGACCCACATCGCCCTCGGCTACGACGGCAGCCCCGGCGCCCGCACGGCGCTCGACTGGGTCGCGGTGCGGGCGGCCCGAGAGAACGCACGCGTCGACCTCATCACCGTGACGAACATGGTCACCTCGAACTACGAGAACACCGAGCGCGAGCTGGCGCGGGCCGAGCGCCTGCTGCTCGACCTGGCACCGGGCGTGCACGTGGAGTCGCACCGCATCGACGGCACGATGCCGAACGCCCTGCTGAAGGATGCCCGCACCTCCGACCTGCTCGTCATCGGCCTGCACCAGCAGCGCCCGCTGCGCAACGCGCTGAAGGGCTGGATGCCGCAGCGCCTGAGCGCCCGCGCACACGGACCGGTCGCCCTCATCCCCGAGGGGTGGTCGCTCGTCGACGGACCGGTCGTCGTCGGCGTCGACGACGATCCGTCCTCGGACGAGGCGCTCATGTTCGCCGCCGCCGAAGCGCAGTCGACTCACACCACGCTGCGGATGGTGCACGCGTGGTCGATGCCGGTGCCCCGGCTCGAAGGCTCCAGCGCCCTGCTCGCCTCGCCGCTCCAGGTGAAGGAGAACCACCGCCGGATCCTCCGCGAGGCGATGCACCGCGTGCAGGAGGCCTACCCGACGGTCACGATCGAAGAGGCCCTCGTCAACGACAACCCGCCGGCGGCGCTGCTGCACCGGTCGACAGACGCCTCCATCGCCGTGATCGGAACGCACCGCCGCGGCGTGATGGCCGGTGGCTTCTTCGGCTCGGTCGCGCAGGACATCCTCGGCCAGATCGGCTGCCCGGTCGCCATCGTGCCCAACGACTGA
- a CDS encoding GAF domain-containing protein yields MDTAGETLPHRRIDDLLRASTAVVEHLDLEEVLGRIVEAAMSLVDAHYGALGVLGPDGRLERFIHRGIDPATAERIGDLPRGRGILGAVIAADRPVRLPHLSEDPRSSGFPAHHPPMESFLGVPIRVRDSVYGDLYLADARAGAFTADDEALMVSLAATAGVAIENARLYEEARARQQWSEAIADVMGALLDVDSDDALDVIVERVVPVVAADVAAVSIPCGDAEMKIIASQGADAVRLRGRIFARAGTPADRALSSGRAVSTPEQPAGALFAEQPPVGPSVAVPLLAGDEPLGVLTISREPGCPPFSDAELEMAFVFAGQAGVAIEVVRAREERRRAERTQDRTRIARDLHDHVIQRLFGAGLALQAVAMTSAEPAAAALTEQVDALDDAIKEIRTIIYALSHSPGSSRGTRDRLLSVTSETLASLPSAPRLRFSGPIDSLVTADLADDLAAVLRECLANIVKHADARVVDASLAVADERVTLTVRDDGRGIPADAGRRGLANLAERARLRGGECLIESTADAGTTVTWTVPLPDEEDTP; encoded by the coding sequence ATGGACACCGCGGGCGAGACCCTGCCGCATCGGCGCATCGACGACCTGCTGCGCGCGAGCACGGCCGTCGTCGAGCACCTCGACCTCGAAGAGGTGCTCGGGCGCATCGTCGAAGCGGCGATGTCCCTCGTCGACGCCCACTACGGCGCCCTCGGCGTGCTCGGCCCGGACGGCCGGCTCGAGCGGTTCATCCACCGGGGCATCGACCCCGCCACGGCGGAGCGCATCGGCGACCTGCCTCGCGGCCGCGGCATCCTCGGCGCCGTGATCGCCGCAGACCGCCCGGTGCGCCTCCCCCACCTCTCCGAGGACCCGCGCTCGTCCGGGTTCCCCGCGCATCATCCGCCGATGGAGTCGTTCCTCGGCGTGCCGATCCGCGTGCGCGACTCGGTGTACGGCGACCTCTACCTGGCCGATGCCCGCGCCGGCGCCTTCACGGCCGACGACGAAGCCCTGATGGTGTCTCTCGCCGCGACCGCCGGCGTCGCGATCGAGAACGCTCGCCTGTACGAAGAGGCCCGCGCCCGGCAGCAGTGGAGCGAGGCGATCGCCGACGTCATGGGCGCGCTGCTGGACGTCGACAGCGACGACGCGCTGGACGTGATCGTCGAGCGCGTCGTGCCGGTGGTGGCAGCCGACGTCGCCGCCGTGTCGATCCCGTGCGGCGACGCCGAGATGAAGATCATCGCGTCGCAAGGGGCGGATGCCGTGCGCCTGCGCGGCCGCATCTTCGCCCGGGCCGGCACACCGGCCGACCGCGCCCTCTCGAGCGGGCGGGCCGTCAGCACCCCCGAGCAGCCGGCCGGCGCGCTCTTCGCCGAGCAGCCCCCGGTCGGCCCGTCGGTGGCGGTGCCGCTCCTCGCCGGCGACGAGCCCCTGGGTGTGCTCACGATCTCGCGCGAACCCGGGTGCCCGCCCTTCTCGGACGCCGAACTCGAGATGGCGTTCGTGTTCGCCGGCCAGGCGGGCGTCGCCATCGAGGTCGTGCGCGCCCGTGAGGAGCGGCGTCGCGCCGAGCGCACGCAGGACCGCACGCGCATCGCCCGCGACCTGCACGACCACGTCATCCAGCGGCTGTTCGGCGCCGGACTGGCGCTCCAGGCGGTCGCCATGACCTCCGCCGAACCGGCGGCCGCCGCCCTCACGGAGCAGGTCGACGCGCTCGACGACGCGATCAAAGAGATCCGCACGATCATCTACGCGCTCAGCCACTCGCCCGGCTCGTCGCGCGGCACGCGCGACCGCCTGCTGTCGGTCACCTCCGAGACCCTCGCGTCGCTCCCCTCGGCACCGCGCCTGCGGTTCAGCGGGCCGATCGACAGCCTCGTGACCGCCGACCTCGCCGACGACCTCGCCGCCGTGCTGCGGGAGTGCCTGGCGAACATCGTCAAGCACGCCGATGCCCGCGTCGTCGACGCCTCGCTCGCCGTCGCCGACGAACGGGTGACGCTCACCGTCCGCGACGACGGACGCGGCATCCCCGCGGACGCCGGCCGACGGGGCCTTGCGAACCTCGCCGAGCGCGCGCGGCTGCGCGGCGGCGAGTGCCTGATCGAATCGACGGCGGATGCCGGCACCACCGTCACCTGGACCGTTCCGCTCCCCGACGAGGAGGACACCCCATGA
- a CDS encoding response regulator has protein sequence MTRVFLVDDHEIVRRGIAQLIDASPGLEVAGEAGSVSEALRRIEAIAPDVAVLDVRLPDGDGIDLCRDIRSQHPHIRCLILTAYDDDAALRSAALAGASGYVLKDVRSGALVDAIRAAADGRTVQSSKSLRAAAQSLAKPATPAPGDRIDDTEAELSYRERQVLDLIAEGMTNREIGERLGLAEKTVKNYVSGLLAKLGMERRTQAAVYGAEHRHGPGH, from the coding sequence ATGACCCGCGTGTTCCTGGTCGACGATCACGAGATCGTCCGCCGAGGCATCGCCCAGCTGATCGACGCCTCGCCCGGCCTCGAAGTCGCCGGCGAAGCCGGATCCGTCAGCGAGGCGCTGCGCCGCATCGAGGCGATCGCCCCCGACGTCGCCGTGCTCGACGTGCGTCTTCCCGACGGCGACGGCATCGACCTGTGCCGCGACATCCGCTCGCAGCATCCCCACATCCGCTGCCTCATCCTCACCGCGTACGACGACGACGCGGCGCTGCGGTCGGCGGCCCTGGCCGGCGCGAGCGGGTACGTGCTGAAGGACGTGCGCTCGGGTGCCCTCGTCGACGCGATCCGCGCCGCCGCCGACGGCCGCACGGTGCAGTCGTCGAAGTCGCTGCGGGCCGCGGCGCAGTCGCTCGCGAAGCCGGCGACGCCGGCGCCCGGCGATCGCATCGACGACACCGAGGCCGAGCTGTCGTACCGCGAGCGCCAGGTGCTCGACCTCATCGCCGAGGGAATGACCAACCGCGAGATCGGCGAGCGCCTGGGACTGGCCGAGAAGACCGTCAAGAACTACGTGTCGGGGCTGCTCGCGAAGCTCGGCATGGAGCGCCGCACGCAGGCCGCCGTCTACGGCGCCGAACACCGGCACGGCCCGGGGCACTGA